A region from the Pelobates fuscus isolate aPelFus1 chromosome 1, aPelFus1.pri, whole genome shotgun sequence genome encodes:
- the ZBTB8B gene encoding zinc finger and BTB domain-containing protein 8B, producing MEMPSYYTKLLGELNEQRKRDFFCDCSIIVEGRIFKAHRNVLFANSGYFRAMLVHYIQDSGRHSTASLDIVTSEAFSTILDFLYSGKLNLCGENVIEVMSAASYLQMTDVVNFCKAYIRSSLDICRKIERESSFGQADSGSDGLGSARGAALRALQEKGGVGDCQKEPPCGDCSSCNSVEVLDKDNPSVGSPEEKSSVKAVEPKEEFDSDVVEVTEGLQPYPMPPGMEQGDESLHGGAGMDLSHNYHMKQFLEALLRNSSNQRKDDQVHHFPRDFESRQEDAGVPMSSMMDIQGDWYGEDTGDVLVVPIKLHKCPFCPYTAKQKGILKRHIRSHTGERPYPCEICGKRFTRQEHLRSHALTVHRSNRPIICKGCRRTFTSSLSPGLRRFGLCDSCTCVTTTHEESHSRGHPEPASESMDKDEVDGDWPIYIESGDENEAAEEETEDKEQIHREVLM from the exons ATGGAGATGCCATCATACTATACAAAACTCCTAGGAGAGTTGAATGAGCAGCGGAAGAGAGATTTCTTCTGTGACTGTAGTATCATTGTGGAAGGAAGAATTTTCAAGGCACACAGGAATGTATTATTTGCAAACAGCGGCTACTTCCGAGCCATGCTTGTCCACTATATCCAGGACAGTGGAAGACATAGTACAGCTTCTCTAGATATTGTTACCTCTGAGGCATTCTCCACCATACTGGACTTTCTTTACTCTGGAAAACTGAACCTGTGTGGAGAGAATGTGATCGAGGTTATGAGTGCAGCTAGTTATTTGCAAATGACTGATGTGGTCAACTTTTGCAAGGCCTATATTCGCTCCTCACTGGACATCTGCAGAAAGATTGAGCGAGAAAGTTCATTTGGTCAAGCTGACAGTGGGAGTGATGGCTTAGGAAGTGCAAGAGGAGCAGCTCTTAGGGCCTTGCAAGAGAAAGGAGGTGTTGGAGACTGTCAGAAAGAGCCACCATGTGGAGATTGTAGTAGCTGCAACTCTGTAGAGGTTTTGGATAAGGATAACCCCAGTGTTGGGTCTCCCGAGGAAAAGAGCTCTGTTAAAGCAGTGGAACCCAAGGAAGAATTTGATTCTGATGTGGTAGAAGTGACTGAGGGGCTTCAGCCATACCCAATGCCGCCTGGAATGGAGCAGGGAGATGAAAGTTTGCATGGAGGTGCAGGGATGGATCTCTCTCATAATTATCATATGAAGCAATTTTTAGAGGCTCTCCTACGTAATAGTTCTAACCAGAGGAAGGACGATCAAGTTCACCATTTCCCACGTGACTTTGAATCCCGTCAAGAGGATGCAGGTGTCCCCATGAGTTCTATGATGGACATTCAGGGTGACTGGTATGGAGAGGACACAG GGGATGTTCTAGTGGTTCCCATCAAGCTGCACAAGTGTCCGTTTTGTCCTTACACTGCGAAACAAAAGGGCATTTTGAAGCGTCACATCCGTTCACACACAGGAGAGAGGCCTTACCCGTGTGAGATTTGTGGCAAGAGGTTTACTCGTCAAGAGCATTTGCGCAGCCATGCACTTACT GTACACCGGTCCAACCGCCCAATTATCTGTAAAGGTTGCCGTCGGACGTTCACCAGCAGTCTGTCTCCTGGTTTGAGGCGTTTTGGCTTGTGTGACAGCTGCACCTGTGTCACTACGACACACGAGGAATCTCATAGCAGAGGTCACCCTGAACCTGCGTCTGAAAGCATGGACAAAGATGAGGTGGATGGTGACTGGCCTATCTACATTGAGTCTGGAGACGAGAATGAGGCAGCTGAGGAAGAGACGGAGGATAAAGAACAAATACACAGAGAGGTGCTCATGTGA